In Marinomonas posidonica IVIA-Po-181, a single window of DNA contains:
- the nirD gene encoding nitrite reductase small subunit NirD — protein MTTRWTVLCEQADLIEGAGIAAMLDGQQLALFYVPESEQKVFAISNWDPIGKANVLSRGLLANLKDQWSVASPLYKQHYELLSGQCLEEEGVQIPTWSVKLETGKVLVACE, from the coding sequence ATGACGACGCGGTGGACAGTATTATGTGAACAAGCCGATTTGATTGAAGGCGCGGGGATTGCTGCCATGTTAGATGGACAACAGTTGGCGTTATTTTATGTCCCTGAATCTGAGCAAAAAGTGTTTGCCATCAGTAATTGGGATCCAATAGGGAAGGCAAACGTCTTGTCTCGAGGATTATTAGCAAATTTGAAAGACCAGTGGTCCGTTGCCAGTCCTCTTTATAAGCAGCATTATGAATTGTTGTCTGGACAATGCCTTGAAGAAGAGGGTGTGCAGATACCAACTTGGTCGGTGAAATTGGAAACGGGTAAAGTCTTAGTGGCCTGTGAGTGA